The Moorena producens PAL-8-15-08-1 genomic interval TCGCCAATTCCAGCGCCAGTTGTATCCAGGAGGTGGCTCATCGAGTAAGGGTTCTGGGGGAAAAGGGTAGGTATCGTAGAGGCGCTCAACGGCAGCGGCGGTTTCTTGAGAGGTTTTCATCACAAAACTTTACAAAACTTAATTATTAGGGGAAATTTTTTACGAAAATAAAGTATAATCTCAAAGGTTTCCTGGGATCAATGGCCATCAATCCTGAACTTGATCCCCTAAATTCTATACAATTCTTAATAAATAAACCGTAGAGATCAGAAAAGTTTTAATCTAAAAGCTAGTCGAGTTTAGCAAAGACATCCATTTTGGCAAATTCTGTGGGAAATACTATGGAACCTACTCCCTTAGTAGATTATCCTTATCCCTTGCTCCAAAGTGAGATGGGATAGGACTAACACCAAATGCCTACCTACCAAATGGGTGTCTAAAACGTGTTTATTAACTGCGGCATAAGTTCGCAATGACAGCATAAAAATTTAGGAGCTTTAACAAACCAATGAGTGTCAAGGCAAGTGGTGGAAGCTCAGTTGCTCCTGTGCAACTCTATCAAACTGTCCCATCGGCAACCATTATCCAAGCAGAGCAACAAGACCGCTTCTTAGGAAATGGAGAAATCAACGAGCTACTTGGTTACTTCCGTTCTGGAGAACAGCGTTTAGCAATTGCTAATCTGCTCACCAAAAACTCAGACCTAATCGTATCCAAGGCGGCTAACCGGATTTTCGTGGGTGGTTCCCCAATGGCTTTCCTGGAAAAGCCTAAGGAAGACCCTGTCCCAGTTGGGGCTGGTGCTACAGGGGTTCCCGACACCAAAACCTTGGGGACTAGTACCTTTGTCGAGAGTGGAGGTGGATTATTTGGGAGCTTCAAGGCTCTGTTTAGTTCTCCGATTGGACCAACCCCACCAGGTTTCCGTCCCATCGACATCAACCGCTATGGCCCGAGGAATATGCAAAAGTCCTTGCGGGACCTATCTTGGATGTTGCGCTATATCACTTACGCCATTGTTGCTGGTGATCCCAACATCATAGTGGTTAATGTTCGAGGTTTGCGGGAAGTCATTGAAAATGCTTGTTCAGCTGATGCCACCATCGTGGCAATCCAGGGAATGCGGGCGGCTTCACTAGATTATTTCAAAGGTGATCAGTCGGCACAGGAGATTGTTGCCCAGTACTTTGACATTACCCTTAACGAATTTAAAGCTGCTACACCCTCCGATAAACTGCGGCAACGGCCTTCGATAGACCAACAAGGCTTGCAATTGCCCCAAAGTTACTTTAATGCAGCCGAGCGGCGTCCTAAGTTTGTGATGAAGCCCGGTCTGTCATCCTCAGAAAAAACCGAGGTAGTTAAAGCTGCCTACCGGCAAATCTTTGAGCGTGACATTACCCGCGCCTACGGTTTGTCAATTTCTTATCTAGAATCTCTAGTGAAAAACGGGAACATTTCCATGAAGGAGTTTGTTCGCCGTTTGGGCAAATCTGAACTATACCGGAAGCAATTCTTTGAACCTTTTATCAATAGTCGGGCCTTAGAACTAGCTTTCCGCCATTTCCTAGGTAGGGGTCCATCTTCAAGGGAAGAAGTTCAAAGCTACTTCTCCATTGTTTCCGATGGTGGTTTACCCGCTCTAGTAGATGCCCTGGTGGATTCTCAGGAATACTCGGATTACTTTGGGGAAGAAACGGTTCCCTATCTGAGGGGTTATGGTCAAGAGGCTCAAGAATGCCGTAACTGGGGCATGCAGCAAGATTTGTTGCGCTATAGTGCTCCCTTCCGTAAGGATGCCCAGTTCCTCAATACGTTTGCCAAGTACGAGCAACCCCTGCCTGACCAACATGTTTATGGTTCTGGTAATGACTCGTTGGAAATTCAGTATGGGGCAATTTTCCCGAAAGAAACCCGGAATCCCACTACCACCCCCGCTCCCTTTGGCAAAGATACTAAACGTCTGCTGATCCACCAAGGCCCAGCCATCAATAACCAAAATAGTAATCCAGGGGCAAGGGGTGTATTCCCCGGTTCCCTAGGCTCTAAGGTGATCCGCCTTGACCAGATCCCTAGTACACAAGACAAGAGTATCAAATTTGCTGAAAGCTCTACTCAAAGGGTAATTCGTGCCTGTTACCTTCGAGTGTTTGGCTTTATGCCCTACGAAGGGGAACGGCTCAGTGCAGCGGAAACTCGGCTGGAAAACGGTGAAATTACCGTCCGCGAGTTTATCCTAATCCTGGCCAAGTCTGATGGTTTCCGCAAACGTTACTGGACACCATTGTATGTGGTCAAGGCAATTGAATATATCCACCGACGTTTGCTTGGTCGTCCTAGCTATGGGCGCTCCGAGATGAACGGTTACTATGATGTTGCCTATAAACAAGGTTTCTACGGTGTTGTAGAGGCAATTGTCAACAGCAAAGAGTACTCTGAGGCATTTGGGGAAGATACGGTTCCCTATGAGCGCTATGTGACGGCGGCTGGTTTAAAAATGCGCACCGGAGTGTCTGGTACTGTCTCATCAGCAATGGCAATCATGGCTGATGAGACAGTACCTCGCTTTGTTGAGCTGGGTATGGGCAAACAGATGCTCACCGAACCGGAAGTTGAATTCCGGATTAATCAGGGGGTAAGTGTACAGCGTGAACAAACCAAGATCTTTAAGCTGATTGACCTTAATGATAAGCCAGCATTGAAAGTCCTGATTGGAGCAGCTTATCGGCAGATATTTGAGCGGGATCTTGAACCCTATGTGGTCAAAGCAGCATTCACCTCCCTGGAAAGCCGACTGAGCAATGGCGAAATTAATCTCAAGGAGTTTATTGAAGGCTTAGGTTGTTCTGACCTCTACATCAAAGAGTTCTACACCCCCTACCCCAACACCAAAGTGATTGAGCTGGGTACCAAGCACTTCCTAGGACGTGCCCCCTTAAATCAGAAGGAAATCCAGACCTACAACGCAATTCTAGCCTCTGAAGGGATTCGGAGCTTTATTGGCGCAATGGTCAATGGCATGGAATATGCTCAGGCATTTGGAGAAGATACCGTCCCGTACCGCCGCTTCCCCACCTTACCAGCTGCTAATTTCCCGAACACCGAAAAGCTGTATAATCAGCAGACCAAGCAGAATATTGATGTGGTGGTACCAAGCTTTGATCCAGTCGAGCCTCGCATGGATTCGTCTAAGCTACCTCTGACCGGAAAAGCGATCGCAGATATGGCTGCCCAAAAGTGGGAGGTGGCTACCAACCCTTCCGAGCTGGCCAAGGTAGGTCGTTCCTCTAATCGGAACCACTCAACCTTGAATCCTAAATCTGCTAAGCCAACGCGGATTTTCCGCATCACCCCAAACATTTCTCAGGTCGAAACCGCAGTGGTCATTGATGCGATTTATGACCAGGTTTTGGATTTATTTGGTGAACCAGTCCCAGCCGGATACCGACAACAGCATCTAGACAGTCAACTGCGCAATGGTGAAATTTCGGTGCGGCAGTTTGTTAAAGCTTTGGCAAGTAGTAACACCTATAGTCAGCGCTTTTACCAGCCTTATCCCTCTGCCAAAGTAGTCGAGTTATTGTTCCGGCACTTACTCGGACGTACCCCTAACACTCACGGTGAGGTTCAAACCTACCAGCAGCTGTTGGCGGCACAGGGTCTACAAGCTGCAGTAACCGCTATGGTTGATAGTCCAGAATACTCCCGCTTCTTTGGTGAAGAGGTAGTCCCCTATCAGCGGATTAGTTAGCAAAAAGTCTGAATTATGAAGGTTGGAAGTTGGAGGTTGAAGGTTAAAGGTTGAAGTTCAAAGGTTGAAGATTAAAGGTTAAAGGTTGTTCGCGCACGCGTGGCCAAAGGCCAAGGTTGAACGCGATCGCGTGGCCAAACGCGCCCCGCGTGGCCAATAGGCCAAGGCCAAGGTTTAGAGGTTTAGAGGTTTAGAGGTGGTCGCTAGGTTGGACTATCCTTAAAGGTTAAACTTTCAACCTTTAACCTCTAACTCAGGCCACTAACCTGTCACTCACCCTTAATACTTCGTACTTCATTAGGGAAAATGTTACGATGTGTTGCGAAACTGGGAAAAATGTCAACAATCTGTAGCAAAATATTCCCGGAAGCTAGGTTTATGATTAACCGGCTTTGATTTAGGCTTTGATTTAGGCCTTTAATTTAGGCAGGGTTAGCTAAACCAAGTTTTGCTGGGACGTGCGTCGGCTGAAGTTCCGACGGCGTATCGAGAACGGCGATTTACCCGGCACATTGCGGGTAACTGCAATGCCACAAAAGCTCTAATTACACCGCAAGGTTAGTTAGAGTGCGTTCATTCTTGGAAATGCCAGTTTAAACAAACCTGGTGATATTTTTTTCTGGAGGAATCCATCTATGAGTATTGTCACGAAATCCATCGTGAATGCAGATGCTGAGGCTCGCTATCTGAGCCCTGGTGAATTAAACCGCATCAAAAGCTTTGTTACTTCTGGTGAGCAGCGCTTACGTATTGCTCAAACCTTGACAGGCTCCCGTGAGCAAATTGTTAAGCAAGCTGGAGACCAACTATTCCAAAAGCGTCCAGATGTGGTTTCTCCTGGTGGTAATGCCTATGGTCCGGAAATGACCGCTACTTGCCTGCGGGACATGGATTACTACCTGCGCTTGATTACCTATGGTATTGTTGCTGGTGATACCACACCAATTGAAGAAATTGGTCTGGTAGGTGCTAAGGAAATGTACAAGTCTTTAGGTACCTCCATTGATGCTGTTGCCGAAAGCGTCCGTTGCATGAAGGGTATCGCTACTGGCATGATGTCTGGAGACGATGCTGCCGAAGCTGCCTCTTTCTTCGACTATGTGATTGGTGGATTGTTGTAGGGCAATAAATACCCCTTTGCCTAGTGTTCTGATGATGGCATAGTCTGTCTGTAGAACCGATAATCACAACTTGAGTTAAATAAGGAAATAGAATCATGCAAGACGCAATTACTGCTGTTATCAACTCTGCGGACGTCCAAGGTAAATATCTAGACGACTCCGCAATGGAAAAGCTCAAAGGCTATTTCCAAACTGGTGAGCTGCGGGTACGTGCAGCAACTGCCATTAGTGCTAATGCTGCTACCATCGTTAAGGAAGCAGTTGCTAAGACCCTGTTGTATTCCGACAGCACTCGTCCTGGTGGCAACATGTACACCACTCGCCGCTACGCAGCTTGTATCCGTGACATGGATTACTTCTTGCGTTATGCTACCTATGCGATGTTGGCCGGTGACCCATCTATCCTTGATGAGCGCGTACTCAATGGCTTGAAGGAAACCTACAACTCCCTTGGTGTTCCCATTGGCAATACCACCAATTCCATCCAAGGCATGAAGGAAGTTACCGCTAGCTTAGTTGGTCCTGATGCTGGTAAGGAAATGGGTGTATACTTTGACTACATCTGCTCTGGCTTAAGCTAACGCGCGAAGCATGTTGATGGAATTCGCCAGCCTGTAGTTGTCTGTGTAATTAAGGTCTGGGAAGTTGATTGTGAGTGCTAGCTTGTTAAAGGCGAATCTGGCTCACGTAAGTCAAGCAGAGGAGTTTTGACAGTCTAGTATTGACAATTAACTCCCAGACTTTGGAATAGTTGAGATATTTGATTAACCAATTTATTCCCTCGCTATAGGCGCTAGGGAGTTTTTTAGCCATCTTGGAATCAAACCAGAATTAAAATTTTCTTGAATTTTACTAGGAGAAATAAGCTCATGCGGATGTTTGAAGTAACTGCTTGTGTGCCAAGCCCAAGCCGAATTAGGACACAACGGGAGTTACAGAATACTTTTTTTACCAAGCTCGTTTCCTACGAGAACTGGTTCCGTGAGCAGCAGCGCATCCAGAAAATGGGTGGCAAAATTATTAAAGTTAAACTGGCAACCGGTAAGCAAGGTACAAACACCGGTTTGTAATGATTTTTCGATAATAGCTGTTTATCAAAAAAAAAATTTCAGGGGGTCTACTAAGACCCCTTTGTGATTTTTGGTGGAAAATGGGGGGATGGAAACATAGGCAAGAGAGGGAAGATATAGCATTTATAAATTCGGTGAGGTACATTTGGGATGTTAGGGAATAGGCAAAAGGCAACAGGCAACAGGCAACAGGGAAAAACTATTGTGCACCTCATTAATATGAGAAAAGCTATAAACAAGAAACCCTCGCCCAAAGGCGAACAACCAAATAACCTTAAACCAAATAACCTTCAACCACATAACCTTCAACCACATAACCTTCAACCACATAACCAAATAACCTTAAACCAAATAACCAAATAACCTTAAACCACATAACCTTAAACCACATAACCTTAAACCAAATAACCTTCAACCACATAACCTTTAACCAACCTGATCAAACGTGGCTCTACGTAACCTGATTCTATTATTTAACCCCTCTACTACAGACTGGGCAGTTACTGCTCGGTTACTGAAGTGGTTAACGTTTCTATGGCTGTTGATCGGAATAGTAATTCTGTTCTCAGCTTCTTATGCGATCGCAGATGTCGAGTTAGGGGATGGGACATACTACGTCAAGCGACAGCTGATGTGGGTAGTCTTGGGTTTAGTGGGATTTAACCTATTGGTGCGATCACCGTTGCGTTATTTGCTAAAAATCAGCCATTGGTTGGTCTTGGTGCTCTTGGTGCTGCTCTTATTGACGTTAATTCCTGGTGTGGGAACAACGGTTAATGGGGCAACTCGCTGGGTATCTGTGGGTTCGGTTCCCCTACAACCGTCGGAGTTGATGAAGCCGTTTCTAGTGTTACAAGCGGCTCGGGTATTTGGGCAGTGGGACCGGCTTCAGTGGCGGACCCGTTTGACGTGGCTGGGGATTTTTATGGTGGTGTTGCTCGGAATTTTGTTACAGCCTAATCTGAGTACAACAGCACTTTGTGGGATGACCTTGTGGCTAGTTGCTCTAGCGGCAGGGTTACCGTTTTATTACTTGGGAGGTACAGCATTTGGTGGTGTCCTGCTGGCAGTACTCAGTATCAGCATCAAGGATTACCAGCGGCGTCGGGTGATGTCATTCCTAAATCCTTGGGCTGATCCCATGCGAGATGGATACCAATTGGTTCAAAGTCTTCTAGCTATTGGCTCGGGTGGTACTTGGGGCTCTGGTTTTGGGTTATCCCAACAAAAGTTATTCTATTTACCGATTCAACACACTGATTTTATCTTTTCTGTCTTTGCTGAAGAATTTGGCTTTGCTGGTAGTATAGCGCTAATGTTTTTGTTGATGACATACATGACCCTAGCGGTGATTGTAGCTATCAAGGCAAGAAACCGAGTCTATCAGTTAATCGCGATTGGGGCAATGCTGTTTATTGTAGGACAGTCTCTGTTAAATATTGGTGTTGCTTCTGGGGCTCTTCCCACTACTGGTTTACCCTTCCCATTCTTTAGTTATGGGGGAAGTTCGATGATTTCCAGTTTGTGTTCGGCTGGGTTGTTGATTCGGGTGGCACGAGAGAGTAGTGAGGCAAAAGTTGTGTCTATACAAAGTCGCCGCCAGTCGATAGCAGAACGAAGGCAAAGAAGGCACAAGGTAAAAGCCAAAAGGTAAAAGTGACCAATATAGGTTTTTAATCTGGTGATGTACAGAGTTTAGTGTTTTAGGGAACAGGGAATAGGGAACAGGGAATAGGGGACAGGGAACAGGGAATAGGGAACAGGGAAGAGTAACCCACCCCTAACCCCTCCCAGGAGGGGAAGAGGGAACAGGGCAAAATTTATTGTACCTCATTAGGCTAAAAACAGCTAGACAGACTAGTAATTTTTTTTTCAGGGCATTCCGACTCCCGACTACCGACTCCCGACTCCCGACTCCCGACTCCCGACTCCCGACTCCCTAAAACCGATGTCTAGGTCTAGGTTTTTAGCAGATACAAAAACTCCAACGGTAAACCATCAGTATCAGCGATAAAGGCTACCTCATAAACATGATTACCGATCATCTGTTGGGTAGGTTCCAACAGAACCTTCAAGGGCTGAAACTGCTCTGGGTTCTGCTCAGAAGCCTCTTTAAAACTTTCTTTCAAGGACTCTAACCAACTTGGCAAGTCAGTAGCGCTATCAGTTAGGTCAAAAGATACGTGGTAATATCCCACATAATGCTCATCCCCAAAGGCATCCGGTGCTGGTAATGGTTCAGGAATTTGGATCAGTTCCAAGCGTCCTCCCAGTCCCTTCAGCCAACACGCTAGAGTCATGCCAGTAGTGAAGCGTTCAGATACTGTGAATCCTAACTTCTCATAAAATGCGATCGCGCGATGAATATTGGCTGTGCGAATCGAAGCGTGATGCATGGATTTTGTCCTTTGGCCTTTTTCCTTTCTAACCAACAACAGGTCTACTGAAATCACCAATTAGCAATCACTAATCACGTGCTCACCAATCACCAATCACTAAAACAATCGGAAATAAGGGTAGCGCACAGGTACCCCAGGTTCTTTTTCCAAATCAAAATTGATCACTTCCCAACAAGGTTCTTCCTCAGGTTCTGGGCTAAATTCTACCGGCAAGCCATACAACCTGGGTTGGCCTGACTCTGAGTTCCCTCGCCAGGGGGTACTGCGCTCTAGGTAGGCACTCACTAATTCCCGATAACGACTGGCAATAATCACCCGTGTTGCCCGATATCCTTCAGTGTACAGTTTGTCTAGGGCTTCGTGAATCTCAAAGCGAATTCCATCAGGATGAGTGTGTTGTCGGTACCATTTATCTTGCCATAGACGCCAGTGACGCCCAGATTGTAAATGAATCAGTTCCCCAGTTTTTGGGTTGGCTTCAAACGCACCATGACGTGGACACAAGTAAGTGTCAGTCAACGTCAATGCCGGAATTATCTGACGGCAGTGAGGACATTTAATTTCTGAACCGAATATCGGGTACTGCAAGCTAGAATCAATCATTAAATGCTAGGGAGTGCCTTAGAGGTATATGCTATTACCTAATGGCTCCATCATTATAACTGGGTATTTAGTGGTGTTGGTCTCAGTGACCCCACTGTAAAACCTATGTAAAACCTAAGGTATTAATTACCATTATCTCCCTATTGTGATTAATTGTGGATTATCCCTTACCTCAAACCCCAATACTGACATCTTTTTGGCCTCCCCCAGATCTTTCTCTTGCTGCCTTTGTCGCCCCTAATGCTGTAGTTATGGGTCAGGTGTCCGTAGCTGCAGGAGTTAGCATTTGGTATGGTGCTGTAGTCAGAGGTGATGTGGAACGGATCGAGATTGGCGATCGCACTAATATTCAAGATGGCGCAATTTTACACGGAGATCCCGGCAAGCCAACAGTTTTAGAAGACCATGTCACAGTTGGTCATCGCGCTGTCATTCATTCAGCATATATTGAACAG includes:
- a CDS encoding phycobilisome rod-core linker polypeptide; the protein is MSVKASGGSSVAPVQLYQTVPSATIIQAEQQDRFLGNGEINELLGYFRSGEQRLAIANLLTKNSDLIVSKAANRIFVGGSPMAFLEKPKEDPVPVGAGATGVPDTKTLGTSTFVESGGGLFGSFKALFSSPIGPTPPGFRPIDINRYGPRNMQKSLRDLSWMLRYITYAIVAGDPNIIVVNVRGLREVIENACSADATIVAIQGMRAASLDYFKGDQSAQEIVAQYFDITLNEFKAATPSDKLRQRPSIDQQGLQLPQSYFNAAERRPKFVMKPGLSSSEKTEVVKAAYRQIFERDITRAYGLSISYLESLVKNGNISMKEFVRRLGKSELYRKQFFEPFINSRALELAFRHFLGRGPSSREEVQSYFSIVSDGGLPALVDALVDSQEYSDYFGEETVPYLRGYGQEAQECRNWGMQQDLLRYSAPFRKDAQFLNTFAKYEQPLPDQHVYGSGNDSLEIQYGAIFPKETRNPTTTPAPFGKDTKRLLIHQGPAINNQNSNPGARGVFPGSLGSKVIRLDQIPSTQDKSIKFAESSTQRVIRACYLRVFGFMPYEGERLSAAETRLENGEITVREFILILAKSDGFRKRYWTPLYVVKAIEYIHRRLLGRPSYGRSEMNGYYDVAYKQGFYGVVEAIVNSKEYSEAFGEDTVPYERYVTAAGLKMRTGVSGTVSSAMAIMADETVPRFVELGMGKQMLTEPEVEFRINQGVSVQREQTKIFKLIDLNDKPALKVLIGAAYRQIFERDLEPYVVKAAFTSLESRLSNGEINLKEFIEGLGCSDLYIKEFYTPYPNTKVIELGTKHFLGRAPLNQKEIQTYNAILASEGIRSFIGAMVNGMEYAQAFGEDTVPYRRFPTLPAANFPNTEKLYNQQTKQNIDVVVPSFDPVEPRMDSSKLPLTGKAIADMAAQKWEVATNPSELAKVGRSSNRNHSTLNPKSAKPTRIFRITPNISQVETAVVIDAIYDQVLDLFGEPVPAGYRQQHLDSQLRNGEISVRQFVKALASSNTYSQRFYQPYPSAKVVELLFRHLLGRTPNTHGEVQTYQQLLAAQGLQAAVTAMVDSPEYSRFFGEEVVPYQRIS
- a CDS encoding allophycocyanin — its product is MSIVTKSIVNADAEARYLSPGELNRIKSFVTSGEQRLRIAQTLTGSREQIVKQAGDQLFQKRPDVVSPGGNAYGPEMTATCLRDMDYYLRLITYGIVAGDTTPIEEIGLVGAKEMYKSLGTSIDAVAESVRCMKGIATGMMSGDDAAEAASFFDYVIGGLL
- the apcB gene encoding allophycocyanin subunit beta, translated to MQDAITAVINSADVQGKYLDDSAMEKLKGYFQTGELRVRAATAISANAATIVKEAVAKTLLYSDSTRPGGNMYTTRRYAACIRDMDYFLRYATYAMLAGDPSILDERVLNGLKETYNSLGVPIGNTTNSIQGMKEVTASLVGPDAGKEMGVYFDYICSGLS
- a CDS encoding phycobilisome linker polypeptide gives rise to the protein MRMFEVTACVPSPSRIRTQRELQNTFFTKLVSYENWFREQQRIQKMGGKIIKVKLATGKQGTNTGL
- a CDS encoding FtsW/RodA/SpoVE family cell cycle protein, giving the protein MALRNLILLFNPSTTDWAVTARLLKWLTFLWLLIGIVILFSASYAIADVELGDGTYYVKRQLMWVVLGLVGFNLLVRSPLRYLLKISHWLVLVLLVLLLLTLIPGVGTTVNGATRWVSVGSVPLQPSELMKPFLVLQAARVFGQWDRLQWRTRLTWLGIFMVVLLGILLQPNLSTTALCGMTLWLVALAAGLPFYYLGGTAFGGVLLAVLSISIKDYQRRRVMSFLNPWADPMRDGYQLVQSLLAIGSGGTWGSGFGLSQQKLFYLPIQHTDFIFSVFAEEFGFAGSIALMFLLMTYMTLAVIVAIKARNRVYQLIAIGAMLFIVGQSLLNIGVASGALPTTGLPFPFFSYGGSSMISSLCSAGLLIRVARESSEAKVVSIQSRRQSIAERRQRRHKVKAKR
- a CDS encoding VOC family protein, giving the protein MHHASIRTANIHRAIAFYEKLGFTVSERFTTGMTLACWLKGLGGRLELIQIPEPLPAPDAFGDEHYVGYYHVSFDLTDSATDLPSWLESLKESFKEASEQNPEQFQPLKVLLEPTQQMIGNHVYEVAFIADTDGLPLEFLYLLKT
- a CDS encoding TIGR02652 family protein, translating into MIDSSLQYPIFGSEIKCPHCRQIIPALTLTDTYLCPRHGAFEANPKTGELIHLQSGRHWRLWQDKWYRQHTHPDGIRFEIHEALDKLYTEGYRATRVIIASRYRELVSAYLERSTPWRGNSESGQPRLYGLPVEFSPEPEEEPCWEVINFDLEKEPGVPVRYPYFRLF
- a CDS encoding gamma carbonic anhydrase family protein, whose protein sequence is MDYPLPQTPILTSFWPPPDLSLAAFVAPNAVVMGQVSVAAGVSIWYGAVVRGDVERIEIGDRTNIQDGAILHGDPGKPTVLEDHVTVGHRAVIHSAYIEQGSLIGIGAVVLDGVRVGHGSIVGAGAVVSKDVPPLSLVVGVPAKKLRDVSEAQAAELIEHARHYEKLALVHAGKGTDLGFSVK